The Cucurbita pepo subsp. pepo cultivar mu-cu-16 chromosome LG08, ASM280686v2, whole genome shotgun sequence genome contains a region encoding:
- the LOC111799904 gene encoding cytoplasmic tRNA 2-thiolation protein 2: protein MACNSSTCQSNCYRNQDDEATVEQDSLRTNKADRLAATNGDSGDTHLCFKCKAKERMSSSEEGDDGRFCSDCFRSNLFAKFRQAVNSNAMISPSDKVLVAFSGGPCSRVALQFVHEMQVKAHKNFEASRDRSLQVFGVGVAYIDETSACPIPLHEIDRTIQAIQSVVSSLSPPIKDLHIVQIESVYSSNLSDGREKLKKLLDTVSDVTGKEDLISHLRMLSLQKIAAENGYNRLVLGTCTSRIACHVISSTVKGQGYSLPADIQYVDARWEVPVALPLRDCLAQELNMLCCADGLKTVELTKTSFSGINDLVSSFVALLQEENPSRESTIVRTAGKLTPFNFSRIPDLNESNGVPLATKRRQKRNNFKHVNSLSSETFCAVCNGPLNMSDVQTLRSFEAGQVSSILAGTCCSSCQFQILPKDSISQELLLSLLPPSMVARAMHGSPSNSNSLREQIQEFLLSDDEVES from the exons ATGGCGTGTAATTCTTCAACCTGCCAATCCAACTGCTACAGAAATCAAGACGACGAGGCAACAGTCGAACAAGATTCACTTAGAACAAACAAGGCCGATCGTTTAGCCGCCACGAATGGAGACAGTGGTGATACGCATCTCTGCTTTAAATGCAAGGCCAAGGAGCGCATGTCTAGCTCTGAAGAAGGAGACGATGGGCGCTTTTGCAGCGATTGCTTTCGGAGCAACTTGTTTGCAAAGTTCCGGCAGGCTGTAAACTCGAACGCCATGATCTCTCCTTCTGACAAAGTGCTTGTTGCCTTCTCCGGCGGTCCTTGTTCCAG GGTGGCTTTGCAATTTGTTCATGAGATGCAAGTTAAAGcacacaaaaattttgaagcaaGTAGGGATAGATCACTGCAAGTTTTTGGTGTTGGAGTTGCTTATATCGATGAAACCTCTGCTTGTCCTATCCCTTTGCATGAGATAGACAGAACAATTCAAGCCATCCAATCAGTTGTGTCAAGTCTATCTCCACCGATAAAAGATTTGCATATTGTTCAAATTGAGAGTGTATACTCTTCAAATTTGAGTGACGGAAGGGAGAAGTTGAAGAAGTTGTTAGATACAGTCAGTGATGTCACAGGAAAGGAAGACCTTATCTCACATTTGCGGATGTTATCCTTACAAAAA ATTGCCGCTGAAAATGGATACAACAGACTTGTACTTGGGACGTGTACTTCAAGGATTGCTTGCCATGTGATTTCTTCCACTGTTAAG GGCCAAGGATATTCCTTACCGGCAGATATACAGTATGTTGATGCAAGATGGGAGGTCCCAGTGGCACTTCCTCTACGTGATTGTCTTGCACAAGAGCTCAACATGCTTTGCTGTGCTGATGG TCTAAAGACAGTGGAACTGACCAAAACATCCTTTTCTGGCATCAATGACTTGGTCTCATCATTCGTGGCTCTATTGCAG gAAGAGAATCCCTCTCGTGAGTCGACAATTGTGAGAACTGCTGGCAAGCTTACTCCATTCAACTTTAGCAGAATTCCAGATTTGAATGAAAGTAATGGTGTTCCTTTGGCCACCAAAAGGCGTCAAAAGAGAAATAACTTTAAGCATGTTAACTCTTTATCATCGGAAACATTTTGTGCTGTCTGCAATGGTCCACTTAACATGTCCGATGTGCAAACTTTAAGAAGTTTTGAAGCTGGCCAGGTAAGTTCAATTTTGGCTGGTACCTGTTGTTCAAGTTGTCAATTTCAGATTCTTCCCAAGGATTCCATATCGCAAGAacttcttctttcactcttgcCACCCTCTATGGTTGCTCGAGCAATGCATGGCAGCCCTAGCAATTCAAATTCGCTAAG GGAGCAAATACAGGAATTCTTGCTGTCAGATGATGAAGTCGAATCGTAA